From the genome of Hymenobacter sp. PAMC 26628, one region includes:
- a CDS encoding outer membrane beta-barrel protein — translation MPGRGVQLRNYLPTGICIVAGQVDYERRLGGGTLGLGAKHSYVTSENDARYELLQAGDWQNDALRTNFFTYRENVSAAYATFAGKRFGLAYRLGLRLENTNSLGELRTTGQQNARHYTSLFPSALLSRAVGKSDFVSLAYGRRIRRPNYQSHGAIE, via the coding sequence ATGCCCGGCCGGGGCGTGCAGCTGCGCAACTACCTGCCCACGGGCATCTGCATCGTGGCCGGGCAGGTGGACTACGAACGGCGGCTGGGCGGCGGCACCCTCGGGCTGGGGGCCAAGCACAGCTACGTAACGTCGGAAAACGACGCCCGCTACGAGCTGCTGCAAGCCGGCGACTGGCAGAACGACGCCCTGCGTACCAACTTCTTCACGTACCGCGAAAACGTGTCGGCGGCCTACGCCACCTTCGCCGGCAAGCGCTTCGGGCTGGCCTACCGCCTCGGGCTGCGGCTCGAAAACACGAACTCGCTGGGCGAGCTGCGCACCACCGGCCAGCAAAACGCGCGGCACTACACCAGCCTCTTCCCATCGGCGCTGCTGAGCCGGGCGGTGGGCAAAAGCGACTTCGTGAGCCTGGCCTACGGCCGGCGCATTCGTCGGCCCAATTACCAGAGCCACGGTGCCATTGAATAA
- a CDS encoding TonB-dependent receptor — MRLRIFTLLFFILWQTTAGAQGVDVRGTVLNAAQQPVEFATVVLLSAQDSSGVQATVADASGAFVLRGVAPGPYRLRASFVGWLPSTRRLVVAAGAPPAPVQLLLRPAPQQLGEVQVTTLRPRITQLPDRLVMDVASTPLATGYTALEVLARAPGVYVDPRTETVSLNGKGTLVIVDGKRTYLAAADLAVFLKGLPSQELQKIELITSPGAKYDAEGPGGIVNIVTKKSLQNGTKGSLTLGAGGTTNSRQTAGLSLNHKAGALALYGGYNLAGRQTRVSDEAQIDYLGGPSGDVTATHLLTSATPTRQLAHNAKAGLDWQLGPRTSLNLYLRGLRTDRTSVANAATQLLRGPGAPVDSTLDSQTNTAYHSTQYSGNLGLKHALDSASTLTADLDYSRY, encoded by the coding sequence ATGCGGCTCCGAATCTTTACGCTCCTCTTTTTTATCCTGTGGCAAACCACTGCCGGGGCCCAGGGCGTGGACGTGCGCGGCACCGTGCTAAACGCTGCCCAGCAGCCCGTGGAATTTGCTACCGTGGTGCTGCTCAGCGCCCAGGATTCGAGCGGCGTGCAGGCTACCGTGGCCGATGCCAGCGGCGCTTTTGTGCTGCGCGGTGTGGCGCCGGGGCCCTACCGGCTGCGGGCCTCGTTTGTGGGCTGGCTGCCCAGTACGCGGCGGCTGGTGGTGGCCGCCGGGGCCCCGCCGGCGCCCGTGCAGCTGCTGCTGCGCCCGGCGCCCCAGCAGCTGGGCGAGGTGCAGGTGACGACCCTGCGGCCGCGCATCACCCAACTGCCTGACCGCCTGGTGATGGACGTGGCCAGCACGCCGCTCGCCACCGGCTACACCGCCCTGGAGGTGCTGGCCCGCGCGCCCGGCGTGTACGTGGACCCGCGCACGGAAACCGTGTCGCTCAACGGCAAGGGCACGCTGGTAATCGTGGACGGCAAGCGCACCTACCTGGCGGCCGCCGATCTGGCCGTGTTCCTCAAGGGCTTGCCCAGCCAGGAGCTGCAAAAGATTGAGCTGATTACCAGCCCGGGCGCCAAGTACGACGCCGAGGGCCCCGGCGGCATCGTCAACATCGTCACCAAAAAAAGCCTGCAAAACGGCACCAAGGGCAGCCTCACGCTGGGCGCGGGCGGCACCACCAACAGCCGCCAAACCGCCGGCCTGTCCCTCAACCACAAGGCTGGGGCCCTGGCCCTGTACGGCGGCTACAACCTGGCGGGCCGCCAAACCCGCGTGTCCGACGAGGCGCAGATTGACTACCTCGGGGGCCCCAGTGGGGACGTGACGGCCACCCATTTGCTCACCTCGGCCACGCCCACCCGCCAGCTGGCCCACAACGCCAAGGCCGGCCTCGACTGGCAGCTGGGGCCCCGCACCAGCCTCAACCTGTACCTGCGCGGCCTGCGCACCGACCGCACCAGCGTCGCCAACGCCGCCACGCAGCTGCTGCGCGGCCCCGGGGCCCCCGTCGATTCGACGCTCGACAGCCAGACCAACACCGCTTACCACTCCACCCAGTACTCGGGCAATCTGGGGCTGAAGCACGCCCTCGACTCGGCCAGCACGCTCACCGCCGACCTGGACTACTCGCGCTACTAG
- a CDS encoding sensor histidine kinase, which produces MYSLIEDKDKTAAFIVVSLSDMMRYALYDAATTEVDVAKELAFIQNYIEIQQIRHRRRLEVALEIAPDLGPQRIPPLLLINFVENAVKHGVDKLRHDAWVRIRAYRDELGTFSFAVANARPAQAGAEIREGIGTRNTRRRLDILYPGAYSLQTSHTATQFDILLRLWPPHNG; this is translated from the coding sequence GTGTATTCGCTGATTGAGGACAAGGACAAAACCGCCGCGTTCATCGTCGTGTCGCTCTCCGACATGATGCGCTACGCGCTGTACGACGCCGCCACCACCGAAGTGGACGTAGCCAAGGAGCTGGCGTTCATCCAGAACTACATCGAAATTCAGCAGATTCGGCACCGGCGGCGGCTGGAAGTAGCACTGGAAATTGCGCCCGATTTGGGGCCCCAGCGCATCCCACCGCTGCTGCTCATCAACTTCGTGGAGAACGCCGTGAAGCACGGCGTCGATAAATTGCGCCACGACGCCTGGGTGCGCATCCGCGCCTACCGCGACGAGCTGGGCACGTTCAGCTTCGCGGTGGCCAACGCCCGGCCGGCGCAGGCGGGCGCGGAAATCCGCGAAGGCATCGGCACCCGCAACACCCGCCGCCGGCTCGACATCCTGTACCCCGGCGCCTACTCGCTGCAAACCAGCCACACCGCCACCCAATTCGACATCCTGCTCCGCCTATGGCCCCCGCACAACGGCTGA
- a CDS encoding LytR/AlgR family response regulator transcription factor: MAPAQRLTCVLIDDEPLAQELLQKYLGRLGSVALLATFDNAVEALVRVEKLRPDLILLDVNMPEMNGLEFLNTFTRWRPAIIFTTAYSEYAVQGFEHDAVDFLLKPITFERFARAIGKARQQLAPAGAPEPPLGPPERQRLLLIKENKKFRRVSVDDVLFVEGMKDYLKIYTKAEVVVAHMTMTKMATLLDPADFLRVNRSYLVQKTAIKAIHGNTIEIVNGMEVPVGINYRETIRQMTEKGVL, translated from the coding sequence ATGGCCCCCGCACAACGGCTGACCTGCGTCCTCATCGACGACGAGCCCCTGGCCCAGGAGCTGCTCCAGAAGTACCTCGGCCGCCTCGGCTCCGTGGCGCTGCTGGCCACGTTCGACAACGCCGTGGAGGCCCTGGTCCGGGTGGAAAAGCTGCGGCCCGACCTCATTCTGCTCGACGTGAACATGCCGGAAATGAACGGCTTGGAGTTCCTGAACACGTTTACGCGCTGGCGGCCGGCCATAATTTTCACCACCGCCTACTCCGAGTACGCCGTGCAGGGCTTCGAGCACGACGCGGTGGATTTCCTGCTCAAGCCCATCACCTTCGAGCGGTTCGCCCGGGCCATCGGCAAGGCGCGCCAGCAGCTGGCGCCCGCCGGGGCCCCCGAGCCGCCGCTGGGGCCCCCCGAGCGCCAGCGCCTGCTGCTCATCAAGGAAAACAAGAAGTTCCGGCGCGTGTCCGTCGACGACGTGCTGTTCGTGGAGGGGATGAAGGACTACCTTAAAATCTACACGAAAGCGGAGGTCGTCGTCGCGCACATGACGATGACCAAAATGGCCACCCTGCTCGACCCCGCTGATTTCCTGCGCGTCAACCGCTCCTACCTCGTGCAGAAAACCGCCATCAAGGCCATCCACGGCAACACCATCGAAATCGTAAACGGCATGGAAGTCCCCGTCGGCATCAATTACCGCGAAACTATTAGGCAGATGACGGAAAAGGGCGTGCTGTAA
- a CDS encoding GldL-related protein yields the protein MEKHLNTVEKIAWPVAVLGLAAKWALVPAGSYLLILALGALAAVYFLRSYWPAAAMAGGGGPSAAAPASFLGDYLRKVTGISAAVTLVGTLFKLMNWGSGNTLLVVGVATMALVVVGSALSGRWSWLAVALAALGALALYVPSETMIQTFHRDDPGLVERLVYQLHHPRDRAAAEAVQQYLRQKPGPR from the coding sequence TTGGAAAAGCACCTGAACACCGTTGAGAAAATTGCCTGGCCCGTGGCCGTTCTGGGCCTGGCGGCCAAGTGGGCCCTGGTGCCCGCCGGCAGCTACCTGCTGATTTTGGCGCTGGGGGCCCTGGCCGCGGTATATTTTCTGAGGTCGTACTGGCCGGCGGCTGCCATGGCGGGCGGCGGGGGGCCCAGTGCTGCGGCGCCCGCCTCGTTTCTAGGCGACTACCTGCGCAAGGTCACGGGCATCAGCGCGGCGGTTACGCTGGTGGGCACCTTATTCAAGCTGATGAACTGGGGCAGCGGCAACACCCTGCTGGTGGTGGGCGTGGCCACGATGGCGCTGGTAGTGGTGGGGTCCGCCCTTTCCGGGCGCTGGTCGTGGCTTGCCGTAGCCCTGGCGGCACTGGGGGCCCTGGCACTGTACGTGCCTTCCGAAACCATGATCCAGACGTTTCACCGCGACGACCCGGGGCTGGTGGAACGGCTGGTGTATCAGCTGCACCATCCCCGCGACCGCGCCGCCGCGGAAGCCGTGCAACAGTATTTGCGGCAGAAACCGGGCCCCCGGTAA
- a CDS encoding RNA polymerase sigma factor, translating to MEDHEILRLFQNPASRNLAFNQLVRKYQRKVYWHVRKMVVDHDDADDLTQDVFVKVWKHLENFRQDAQLFTWIYRIATNECLGFLGSKRRKFLLPLNDVGAELAEKLEADPTLAGDEIELTLQKAILQLPDKQRLVFNLRYYDEMPYEQMAEVTGTSVGALKASYHHAVKKVEDYVTRASG from the coding sequence TTGGAAGACCACGAAATCCTCCGCCTGTTCCAGAACCCCGCCAGTCGCAACCTGGCGTTCAACCAGCTGGTGCGCAAGTACCAGCGGAAGGTGTATTGGCACGTGCGCAAGATGGTGGTGGACCACGACGACGCCGACGACCTCACCCAGGACGTGTTCGTGAAGGTGTGGAAGCACCTGGAAAACTTCCGCCAGGACGCCCAGCTTTTCACCTGGATTTACCGCATCGCCACCAACGAGTGCCTGGGGTTTTTGGGCAGCAAACGCCGCAAGTTCCTGCTGCCGCTGAACGACGTGGGCGCCGAGCTGGCCGAAAAGCTGGAGGCTGACCCCACCCTGGCCGGCGACGAAATAGAACTAACGCTGCAAAAAGCCATTCTGCAACTTCCTGACAAGCAGCGCCTGGTGTTCAACCTTCGCTACTACGACGAAATGCCCTACGAGCAGATGGCCGAGGTGACCGGTACCAGCGTGGGGGCCCTAAAGGCGAGCTACCACCACGCCGTAAAAAAAGTAGAGGACTACGTGACCCGCGCCAGCGGGTGA
- a CDS encoding aspartate aminotransferase family protein, whose translation MVSHRQLFLKHQAQTSDFPLLLEIERAESVYMYTPEGRPILDLISGIGVSNVGHRHPRVLAAIHAQLGKYLHLMVYGELVQAVPAQLAEALHHTLPPHLDSVYFTNSGTEAIEGALKLAKRHTGRTELISCLNAYHGSTHGALSITGSESFKNSYRPLLPDVRHIRHNDFADLALITERTAAVVIETVQGEAGVRLPTPYYLPALRRRCREVGALLILDEIQCGYGRTGTMWAFEQYGIEPDILVCAKGMGGGMPIGAFISTTEIMSGFKTNPILGHCTTFGGHPVSCAAALATLHVMQDENLAAGVAEKAARFRAQLRHPAIRAVRGSGLLMAVEFDSFEVLKPIIDRALEHESILTDWFLFCDNSLRLAPPLIITDEEIDAACAGLLRAIDFVAGR comes from the coding sequence GTGGTCAGTCACCGCCAGCTTTTTCTTAAACACCAGGCCCAAACCTCCGATTTTCCGTTGCTGCTGGAAATTGAGCGGGCCGAGAGCGTGTACATGTACACGCCGGAGGGCCGCCCCATCCTCGACCTGATTTCGGGCATCGGGGTGAGCAACGTGGGCCACCGCCACCCGCGGGTGCTGGCCGCCATCCACGCCCAGCTCGGCAAGTACCTGCACCTGATGGTGTACGGCGAGCTGGTGCAGGCCGTGCCCGCCCAACTGGCCGAGGCCCTGCACCACACCCTGCCCCCGCACCTCGATTCGGTCTATTTCACCAACTCCGGCACCGAGGCCATCGAGGGGGCACTGAAGCTGGCCAAGCGCCACACCGGCCGCACGGAATTGATTTCCTGCCTGAACGCCTACCACGGCTCCACGCACGGGGCCCTGTCCATCACCGGCTCCGAAAGTTTCAAGAACAGCTACCGGCCGCTGCTGCCCGACGTGCGCCACATCCGCCACAACGATTTCGCCGATTTGGCCCTGATCACCGAGCGCACGGCGGCCGTCGTCATCGAAACGGTGCAGGGCGAGGCCGGCGTGCGCCTGCCCACGCCTTACTACCTGCCGGCCCTGCGCCGCCGCTGCCGCGAGGTGGGGGCCCTGCTCATCCTCGACGAAATCCAGTGCGGCTACGGGCGCACGGGCACCATGTGGGCCTTCGAGCAGTACGGCATCGAGCCCGACATCCTGGTCTGCGCCAAGGGCATGGGCGGTGGCATGCCCATCGGGGCCTTCATTTCCACCACGGAAATCATGAGCGGCTTCAAGACCAACCCCATCCTGGGGCACTGCACCACCTTCGGCGGCCACCCGGTGAGCTGCGCGGCGGCCCTGGCCACGCTGCACGTTATGCAGGACGAAAACCTGGCCGCCGGCGTGGCCGAAAAAGCGGCGCGGTTCCGGGCGCAGCTGCGGCACCCGGCCATCCGGGCGGTGCGCGGCAGCGGCCTGCTAATGGCGGTGGAATTCGACTCGTTCGAGGTCCTCAAGCCCATCATCGATAGGGCCCTGGAACACGAAAGTATCCTCACCGACTGGTTCCTGTTCTGCGACAACTCGCTGCGCCTGGCCCCGCCCCTAATCATCACCGATGAGGAAATTGACGCTGCCTGCGCGGGCTTACTGCGGGCCATTGATTTTGTGGCGGGCAGGTAA
- a CDS encoding TolC family protein, with protein sequence MLKRRIYQGLSAACLALAVAGCKMPQLVGRDVRRSVPSTYNNSAQDTLSTAKVQWQEFFTDPNLKALIDSALQRNQELNITQQELQIARNEIQVRKGEYLPSVTLGGQAALDRVSRYTIQGATEDQINIQPDRRTPDPLANFQLGAYASWEVDIWHKLRNARKSAATRYLASVEGRNFMVTNLIAEIATSYYELLALDNQLLILQQNIDIQDNALRVVRQQKESARVTELAVKRFEAQIQNTISLQFATRQRITETENRINFLLGRFPQPIVRDDEEFNSLVPKTIQAGIPAQLLSNRPDIRQAEQQLVAAKLDVQVARANFYPSLGISGGVGFGAFKPGLLFTTPGALLYSIAGDLSAPLINRNGIKALYSTANALQLQAVYNYERTVLNAYIEVANQLSNINNLEQGYEAKLKEVQALSLSIRISNSLFKSVRADYTEVLFTQRDALNARFDLTETKMKQLNATVNVYRALGGGWE encoded by the coding sequence ATGCTTAAGCGACGCATCTACCAAGGCCTGAGCGCCGCTTGCCTGGCCTTGGCGGTGGCGGGCTGCAAAATGCCCCAGTTGGTGGGGCGCGACGTGCGCCGCAGTGTGCCGTCCACCTACAATAACAGCGCCCAGGATACCCTCAGCACGGCCAAAGTGCAGTGGCAGGAGTTCTTCACCGATCCCAACCTGAAAGCACTGATTGACAGTGCCCTGCAACGCAACCAGGAGCTGAACATCACGCAGCAGGAGCTGCAGATAGCCCGCAACGAGATTCAGGTCCGCAAGGGCGAGTACTTGCCCTCGGTGACGCTGGGGGGCCAGGCAGCCCTCGACCGCGTGAGCCGCTACACCATCCAGGGCGCCACGGAGGACCAGATCAACATCCAGCCCGACCGCCGCACGCCCGACCCGCTGGCCAATTTCCAGCTGGGGGCCTATGCGAGCTGGGAAGTGGACATCTGGCACAAGCTGCGCAACGCCCGCAAGTCGGCCGCCACCCGCTACCTGGCGTCGGTGGAAGGCCGGAACTTCATGGTGACGAACCTGATTGCCGAGATTGCCACGTCGTATTACGAGCTCCTGGCGCTGGATAATCAGCTGCTTATTTTGCAGCAAAATATTGATATTCAGGACAATGCCTTGCGCGTGGTGCGGCAGCAAAAAGAATCTGCCCGGGTAACCGAGCTGGCTGTCAAGCGCTTCGAGGCCCAGATCCAGAATACCATCAGCCTGCAATTCGCTACCCGGCAGCGCATTACCGAAACCGAGAACCGCATCAACTTCCTGCTGGGCCGATTTCCGCAGCCCATTGTGCGCGACGACGAAGAGTTCAACAGCCTGGTACCAAAGACCATCCAGGCCGGCATCCCGGCGCAATTGCTGAGCAACCGGCCCGACATCCGCCAGGCCGAGCAGCAGCTAGTGGCCGCCAAGCTCGACGTGCAGGTGGCACGCGCCAACTTCTACCCGTCGTTGGGCATTTCCGGTGGGGTGGGCTTCGGGGCGTTCAAACCCGGCTTGCTGTTCACCACGCCGGGGGCCCTGCTGTACTCGATAGCCGGCGATTTGTCGGCCCCGCTCATCAACCGCAACGGCATCAAGGCCCTGTATTCCACGGCCAATGCTTTGCAGCTGCAAGCCGTGTACAACTACGAGCGCACGGTACTGAATGCGTATATTGAGGTGGCCAACCAGCTCTCGAACATCAACAACCTGGAGCAGGGCTACGAGGCCAAGCTGAAGGAAGTGCAGGCCCTGAGCCTGTCCATCCGCATCTCCAACAGCCTGTTCAAATCGGTGCGGGCCGACTACACCGAGGTGCTCTTCACCCAGCGCGACGCCCTGAACGCCCGTTTCGACCTGACCGAAACCAAGATGAAGCAGCTCAACGCCACGGTGAACGTGTACCGGGCCCTGGGCGGCGGCTGGGAGTAA